The Verrucomicrobium spinosum DSM 4136 = JCM 18804 genome includes a region encoding these proteins:
- the tnpA gene encoding IS200/IS605 family transposase → MPQSLSLVVVHFIFSTHDRFPCIGPSVRPGLHAYLAEIARDLNCDCYRVGGVSDHVHLAVRLARTISISEFVEKLKTGSSKWMKKQQPELGGFSWQRGYGAFSVAPADVDAVVAYIDNQEDHHRTRTFQDEYRAFLRKYGVEYNEEYVWD, encoded by the coding sequence ATGCCTCAGTCCTTGAGCCTCGTCGTCGTCCATTTCATCTTCAGCACCCACGATCGATTCCCGTGCATCGGCCCATCCGTCCGACCGGGATTGCACGCGTACCTGGCCGAGATCGCACGAGACCTGAATTGCGATTGCTACCGCGTGGGTGGGGTGTCAGATCACGTCCATCTGGCAGTTCGATTGGCTCGCACCATTTCCATCTCCGAGTTTGTGGAGAAGCTCAAGACAGGATCTTCAAAGTGGATGAAGAAACAACAGCCCGAGCTCGGTGGATTCTCCTGGCAGCGGGGCTACGGTGCTTTTTCCGTCGCCCCGGCCGATGTCGACGCGGTGGTGGCGTACATCGACAACCAGGAGGACCATCATCGGACGCGGACGTTTCAAGACGAATACCGCGCGTTTTTGCGGAAGTACGGGGTGGAGTACAACGAGGAGTACGTGTGGGATTAA
- a CDS encoding ABC transporter ATP-binding protein has translation MDTTAAASTDLLKIRDLKITFHKQHGEPFQAVKGINLELKAGESMAIVGESGSGKSVTALSLARLLPEPPARIEASTFQLGGKDVLKLSEAELRKIRGKEIAYVFQEPSTSLNPVLTIRTQMAEALQLHRPDVKDLDAEIVKWLYQVGIVEPEKRLRAYPHELSGGMQQRVMIAMALCCQPRLLIADEPTTALDVTIQKQIIDLLAELKASLNMSVILITHNFAIIRGIADKVAVMFRGQIVESGTTEEVLGNPQHPYTKALLECVPRLGVKQARLKAIDYAAVEAAL, from the coding sequence ATGGACACCACCGCCGCCGCCAGTACTGACTTGTTGAAGATCCGGGACCTGAAGATCACGTTCCACAAGCAGCACGGCGAGCCGTTTCAGGCGGTGAAAGGCATCAATCTCGAGCTGAAGGCCGGCGAGAGCATGGCCATTGTGGGCGAGAGCGGCAGCGGCAAGAGCGTGACGGCCCTCTCCCTGGCGCGGCTGCTGCCCGAGCCTCCGGCACGCATTGAGGCCAGCACGTTCCAGCTCGGCGGGAAGGATGTATTGAAGCTCTCTGAGGCTGAGTTGCGCAAGATCCGCGGCAAGGAGATCGCGTATGTGTTCCAGGAGCCCAGTACTTCCTTGAACCCGGTGCTGACCATCCGCACCCAGATGGCGGAGGCGCTGCAACTGCACCGCCCGGATGTGAAGGACCTGGACGCCGAGATCGTGAAGTGGCTGTACCAGGTGGGCATTGTAGAGCCGGAGAAACGCCTGCGCGCCTATCCGCACGAGCTCAGCGGCGGCATGCAGCAGCGCGTGATGATCGCCATGGCGCTGTGCTGCCAGCCCCGGCTGCTGATTGCCGATGAGCCGACCACGGCGCTGGACGTGACCATTCAGAAGCAGATCATCGACCTCCTGGCCGAGCTCAAGGCGAGCCTGAACATGAGCGTGATCCTGATCACCCACAACTTCGCCATCATCCGCGGCATCGCGGACAAGGTGGCGGTGATGTTCCGCGGCCAGATCGTGGAAAGCGGCACCACGGAGGAAGTTCTAGGAAATCCGCAGCACCCCTACACGAAAGCGTTGTTGGAGTGCGTGCCGCGTCTGGGCGTGAAGCAGGCGCGCTTGAAGGCGATCGACTATGCGGCCGTCGAGGCGGCGTTGTGA
- a CDS encoding ABC transporter substrate-binding protein: MLKSRWVIFGIPLSLALLTVWSADQSAKSQRLRGGNLVVASAEGLEPTLNPYQPLSEVDRQVATLTHAPLLRIGKDGRLEGALAQSWTWAQQTSFWFANDTYAQQAAKKLRSLGPVAWARLHLSSAEAMGNELLVRFSDAGSAGGSAVHQAIAEYGPLPVETIRVEMNEPAWSHHEYFVQHAVEKAQVKEVWFDGPQAYELRVSGESLRFFEELALYYQNLPALGAKMRIVAKTPMLERPLLEMPLKPGVTFHDGSPVTSADVERTVKLVLAQPWPVPGRDILRMIHLWDSSDPTRVRVSFRETYGPALTAFVGLPILPAKWIERQGNELAAVRKPFLTDAPPGAGPFKLARVTDKQLFLQRVGTPHGGEEPAGIEFRLGQSASNIRLGFAMKRVGLFWPDSSSIKSMVEDPEVAVRSSSPRNRLQVMWNCRKAPLNDVRIRAILGQAVDRKAMVDDFLQGQGEICEGIFQPGLWYTPELPAVAYDPLRGRQALYEMGWSKNAEGKVVKDGKVFTIELLTVAGSPERSRLAQRLADSWAALGIDTQVVEVPWQELIGQRLQGRRFDAALLGLDFELAWDQWPYWHSSQAARGLNFSGVSDAGLDTLLSALRSEFEPARVPALAQAVEERLLELKPFLPLFAGGNPVAVRRDALPSFQREQAALFQDLRQSMESNTPAPATTAP; the protein is encoded by the coding sequence ATGCTCAAATCGCGGTGGGTCATCTTTGGAATTCCCTTGTCGCTGGCTTTGTTGACCGTTTGGTCAGCAGACCAGTCGGCGAAAAGCCAGCGCTTACGCGGGGGCAATCTGGTGGTGGCCTCTGCCGAGGGGCTGGAGCCGACGCTCAACCCGTACCAGCCGCTGAGCGAGGTGGACCGTCAGGTGGCCACGCTGACGCACGCGCCGCTCCTGCGGATTGGCAAGGACGGACGCCTGGAGGGCGCGCTGGCCCAGTCCTGGACGTGGGCGCAGCAGACGAGCTTCTGGTTTGCCAATGACACGTACGCCCAGCAGGCGGCGAAGAAGCTGCGCTCACTGGGCCCGGTGGCATGGGCGCGGCTGCACCTGAGCTCTGCGGAGGCCATGGGCAATGAGCTGCTGGTGCGCTTCTCCGACGCAGGCAGCGCGGGTGGCTCGGCCGTGCATCAGGCGATCGCGGAATACGGCCCCCTGCCGGTGGAGACGATCCGGGTGGAGATGAACGAGCCCGCGTGGTCGCACCACGAGTACTTTGTGCAGCACGCGGTGGAGAAGGCGCAGGTGAAGGAGGTCTGGTTCGACGGGCCGCAGGCGTACGAACTGCGCGTGAGCGGGGAGTCGCTGCGCTTCTTCGAGGAACTGGCGCTCTACTACCAGAATCTGCCCGCGCTGGGGGCGAAGATGCGGATCGTGGCGAAGACGCCGATGCTGGAGCGCCCCCTGCTGGAAATGCCCCTGAAGCCGGGCGTCACCTTTCACGATGGCTCGCCAGTGACCTCTGCCGATGTGGAGCGCACGGTGAAACTGGTGCTGGCCCAGCCGTGGCCGGTGCCGGGGCGGGACATCCTGCGCATGATCCACCTCTGGGACTCCAGCGATCCCACCCGGGTGCGGGTGAGTTTCCGCGAGACGTATGGCCCGGCTCTGACGGCCTTTGTGGGGCTGCCCATCCTGCCGGCCAAGTGGATCGAGCGCCAGGGCAATGAGCTGGCGGCGGTGCGCAAGCCTTTCCTGACCGATGCCCCGCCCGGGGCAGGCCCCTTCAAGCTGGCACGGGTGACGGACAAACAGCTCTTCCTGCAACGTGTGGGGACACCCCATGGCGGGGAGGAGCCAGCGGGTATTGAGTTTCGCCTGGGGCAGTCGGCCTCAAACATCCGCCTGGGTTTTGCGATGAAGCGCGTGGGCCTGTTCTGGCCAGACAGCAGCAGCATCAAGAGCATGGTGGAGGATCCCGAGGTGGCGGTGCGCTCCAGCAGCCCGCGGAACCGCCTGCAGGTGATGTGGAACTGTCGCAAGGCGCCTCTCAATGATGTGCGCATCCGCGCCATCCTGGGCCAGGCTGTGGACCGCAAGGCGATGGTGGATGACTTCCTCCAAGGGCAGGGGGAGATCTGTGAGGGCATCTTCCAGCCGGGGCTGTGGTACACGCCGGAGCTGCCTGCGGTGGCGTATGATCCGCTCCGGGGAAGGCAGGCGCTCTACGAGATGGGCTGGAGCAAGAATGCCGAGGGCAAGGTGGTGAAGGACGGCAAGGTGTTCACGATCGAGCTGCTCACGGTGGCGGGCAGCCCGGAGCGCAGCCGCCTGGCGCAGCGTCTGGCGGACTCCTGGGCGGCGCTGGGGATCGATACACAGGTGGTGGAGGTGCCCTGGCAGGAGCTCATCGGCCAGCGGCTCCAGGGGCGGCGCTTCGATGCAGCGCTGCTGGGTCTGGACTTCGAGCTGGCCTGGGATCAGTGGCCCTACTGGCACTCCAGCCAGGCGGCCCGTGGGCTGAATTTCTCCGGGGTGAGCGATGCCGGGCTGGACACGCTGCTCTCTGCGTTGCGCTCGGAGTTTGAACCTGCCCGGGTGCCTGCCCTGGCGCAGGCGGTGGAGGAGCGGCTCCTTGAGCTCAAGCCCTTCCTGCCGCTTTTCGCCGGTGGCAACCCGGTGGCGGTGCGGCGGGATGCGCTGCCGAGCTTCCAGCGCGAGCAGGCGGCCCTGTTTCAGGATCTGCGCCAGAGCATGGAATCAAACACGCCTGCTCCAGCCACCACGGCCCCCTAA